A stretch of the Lolium perenne isolate Kyuss_39 chromosome 3, Kyuss_2.0, whole genome shotgun sequence genome encodes the following:
- the LOC127346204 gene encoding villin-3 isoform X1, translating to MAAAPPGSATKHTFSSLLKQKSLRTSPPPKSRATMAISMREVDPAFQGAGQKDGLEIWRVEKLQAVPVPRESHGKFFTGDSYIILKTTAIKNGSFRQDIHYWLGKDTSQDEAGTAAIKTVELDAALGGRAVQYREVQGNETEKFLSYFKPCIIPEEGGVASGFRHAEVNQREHVTRLFVCRGKHTVHVKEVPFARSSLNHDDIFILDTESKIFQFNGSNSSIQERAKALEVVQYLKDTNHEGKCDVGAVEDGKLMADADAGEFWGLFGGFAPLPRKTFVELNGVDTAFPPKLLCVNKGQAVSVDCEVLTKALLDSTKCYLLDCGCEIYVWMGRETALEDRKRAGLAAEELLRDGNRPKSHIVRLMEGFETVIFRSKFNKWPKKAEAVVSDESRGKVAALLKRQGFNSKVTAKAAPVKEEPQPLIDCTGNLQVWRVNDSEKTFLSFSEQCKFYSGDCYIFQYSYPGDDGEECLIGTWFGKRSIQEERTAATSLANTMIESLKFQAVLVRLYEGKEPIEFFPIFQNLVIFKGGASTGYKKFVSENGIQDDTYSENGVGLFRIQGSGPDSMQAIQVDTVAPSLNSSYCYILHDGDTVFTWIGNLSSSVDQDLAERQLDVIKPNLQSRMLKEGSEYDQFWKLLGIKSEYPSQKIARDQESDSHLFCCTFSKGVLKVREIFNYTQDDMMSEDIFILDCHSCVFIWVGQHVDTKVRAQALNMGEKFLELDILMENVSRETPLYVINEGSEPQYFTRFFTWDSAKSAMRGNSFERRLSVLKDGVKPRRDKPKRRPITSSHTGRSSVPDKSQRRSTSFSPDRVRVRGRSPAFNALAANFENSNARNLSTPPPVARKSFSKSSPDPVKPPQRAASIAAMSASFERPRQTLIPKSIKASPDANKPQSEASKPKSEVNAKESSTPAAKDGQTVAPTIQEDVKEGQPEDEEGLPVFPYDRLRTSSTNPATDIDHSRREMYLSSMEFREKFGMAKEAFAKLPKWKQNRLKIALQLF from the exons ACAACTGCCATTAAAAATGGTTCTTTCCGGCAAGATATCCATTATTGGCTTGGTAAAGATACCAGTCAG GATGAGGCTGGTACAGCTGCAATCAAGACTGTGGAACTAGATGCTGCTCTTGGTGGACGTGCAGTTCAATACCGTGAAGTACAGGGAAATGAGACCGAGAAATTTCTTTCATACTTCAAACCCTGTATTATACCAGAGGAAGGTGGAGTTGCATCTGGTTTCAGGCATGCCGAAGTCAATCAGCGGGAGCATGTAACACGATTATTTGTCTGTAGAGGAAAGCATACAGTCCATGTGAAAGAG GTTCCCTTTGCACGATCATCACTCAACCATGATGACATATTTATTTTAGATACCGAGTCCAAGATATTCCAATTCAATGGATCGAATTCTAGTATTCAGGAGAGGGCTAAAGCCCTTGAGGTTGTGCAATATCTCAAAGACACTAACCATGAAGGAAAATGTGATGTAGGTGCAGTTG AGGATGGAAAGTTGATGGCAGATGCTGATGCTGGTGAATTCTGGGGTCTCTTTGGTGGATTTGCTCCTCTGCCAAGAAAGACCTTTGTGGAGCTTAATGGAGTAGATACTGCTTTCCCTCCGAAGCTGCTCTG TGTAAATAAGGGTCAAGCAGTTTCTGTTGACTGTGAAGTTCTAACGAAAGCACTGCTAGATTCAACAAAATGCTACCTTCTGGACTGTGGATGTGAAATTTATGTCTGGATGGGTAGAGAAACAGCGCTCGAAGATAGGAAACGAGCAGGATTGGCCGCTGAG GAATTACTTCGTGACGGAAATCGACCAAAATCTCACATTGTTCGTCTCATGGAAGGATTTGAGACAGTCATATTCCGATCAAAGTTTAATAAATGGCCCAAGAAAGCCGAGGCAGTTGTGTCAGATGAGAGCAGAGGAAAAGTTGCAG CCCTACTTAAACGGCAGGGATTTAATTCTAAGGTTACAGCGAAAGCTGCTCCTGTGAAGGAAGAGCCTCAGCCTCTGATTGACTGCACAGGAAATTTACAG GTTTGGCGCGTAAATGACAGTGAAAAGACTTTCCTTTCATTCTCCGAACAATGCAAATTCTACAGTGGAGATTGTTATATCTTCCAATATAGTTACCCTGGTGATGATGGGGAGGAATGTCTTATCGGTACTTGGTTTGGAAAAAGGAGTATTCAG GAGGAGAGGACTGCAGCCACTTCACTTGCTAATACGATGATTGAGTCTTTGAAATTCCAGGCAGTTCTG GTTCGCCTTTATGAAGGAAAGGAGCCCATTGAATTTTTCCCAATATTTCAGAATTTGGTTATATTCAAG GGTGGTGCTAGTACTGGGTATAAAAAGTTTGTCTCAGAAAATGGCATTCAAGATGATACATATTCAGAAAATGGGGTTGGACTCTTCCGGATTCAAGGCTCAGGACCAGATAGTATGCAAGCAATTCAAGTTGATACG GTGGCACCATCCCTGAACTCTTCTTATTGTTACATACTACATGATGGAGATACGGTATTTACTTGGATTGGGAACCTAAGTTCATCAGTGGACCAAGATCTAGCTGAGAGGCAGCTAGATGTGATCAAG CCAAATCTTCAGTCAAGAATGCTGAAGGAAGGATCAGAATATGATCAGTTTTGGAAATTACTTGGAATCAAGTCCGAGTACCCCAGCCAGAAGATTGCACGAGATCAAGAAAGTGACTCTCATTTGTTCTGTTGTACTTTTTCAAAAG GGGTGCTTAAG GTTAGAGAGATATTCAACTACACACAAGATGATATGATGTCGGAGGACATATTTATTTTGGACTGTCATTCATGTGTCTTTATATGGGTTGGACAACACGTGGACACAAAAGTACGAGCACAAGCTTTGAACATGGGAGAG AAATTTCTAGAACTTGATATTCTAATGGAAAACGTATCCCGGGAAACACCACTTTACGTCATCAATGAAGGAAGCGAGCCCCAATATTTCACCAGATTCTTCACATGGGACTCTGCAAAGTCAGCT ATGCGTGGTAACTCTTTTGAAAGAAGGCTGTCTGTATTAAAGGATGGAGTAAAACCAAGAAGAGAT AAACCTAAAAGAAGACCAATAACATCATCGCACACCGGAAGATCAAGCGTGCCTGATAAATCTCAGCGGAGAAGTACATCTTTTAGTCCTGACCGTGTAAGAGTTAGAGGAAGATCACCAGCATTCAATGCATTGGCTGCCAACTTCGAGAATTCAAATGCCCGAAATCTATCAACCCCTCCACCAGTTGCTAGAAAATCATTTTCGAAGTCCTCCCCTGACCCTGTAAAGCCACCCCAGAGAGCTGCTTCAATTGCTGCAATGTCTGCATCTTTCGAGCGGCCTAGACAAACCCTGATACCAAAGTCAATTAAAG CGAGTCCTGATGCAAACAAACCACAATCCGAAGCAAGCAAACCTAAATCAGAGGTAAACGCCAAGGAGAGTAGTACCCCTGCTGCGAAGGATGGGCAAACTGTAGCTCCAACGATACAGGAAGATGTAAAGGAGGGTCAGCCAGAAGATGAGGAAGGGCTTCCTGTATTTCCATATGACCGCCTGAGGACATCTTCCACTAATCCTGCCACAGACATTGATCACTCCAGGCGTGAG ATGTACCTATCTTCGATGGAGTTCAGGGAGAAGTTTGGCATGGCGAAGGAGGCTTTCGCAAAGTTACCAAAGTGGAAGCAGAATAGGCTCAAGATCGCACTGCAGCTGTTTTAA
- the LOC127346204 gene encoding villin-3 isoform X2 produces the protein MAISMREVDPAFQGAGQKDGLEIWRVEKLQAVPVPRESHGKFFTGDSYIILKTTAIKNGSFRQDIHYWLGKDTSQDEAGTAAIKTVELDAALGGRAVQYREVQGNETEKFLSYFKPCIIPEEGGVASGFRHAEVNQREHVTRLFVCRGKHTVHVKEVPFARSSLNHDDIFILDTESKIFQFNGSNSSIQERAKALEVVQYLKDTNHEGKCDVGAVEDGKLMADADAGEFWGLFGGFAPLPRKTFVELNGVDTAFPPKLLCVNKGQAVSVDCEVLTKALLDSTKCYLLDCGCEIYVWMGRETALEDRKRAGLAAEELLRDGNRPKSHIVRLMEGFETVIFRSKFNKWPKKAEAVVSDESRGKVAALLKRQGFNSKVTAKAAPVKEEPQPLIDCTGNLQVWRVNDSEKTFLSFSEQCKFYSGDCYIFQYSYPGDDGEECLIGTWFGKRSIQEERTAATSLANTMIESLKFQAVLVRLYEGKEPIEFFPIFQNLVIFKGGASTGYKKFVSENGIQDDTYSENGVGLFRIQGSGPDSMQAIQVDTVAPSLNSSYCYILHDGDTVFTWIGNLSSSVDQDLAERQLDVIKPNLQSRMLKEGSEYDQFWKLLGIKSEYPSQKIARDQESDSHLFCCTFSKGVLKVREIFNYTQDDMMSEDIFILDCHSCVFIWVGQHVDTKVRAQALNMGEKFLELDILMENVSRETPLYVINEGSEPQYFTRFFTWDSAKSAMRGNSFERRLSVLKDGVKPRRDKPKRRPITSSHTGRSSVPDKSQRRSTSFSPDRVRVRGRSPAFNALAANFENSNARNLSTPPPVARKSFSKSSPDPVKPPQRAASIAAMSASFERPRQTLIPKSIKASPDANKPQSEASKPKSEVNAKESSTPAAKDGQTVAPTIQEDVKEGQPEDEEGLPVFPYDRLRTSSTNPATDIDHSRREMYLSSMEFREKFGMAKEAFAKLPKWKQNRLKIALQLF, from the exons ACAACTGCCATTAAAAATGGTTCTTTCCGGCAAGATATCCATTATTGGCTTGGTAAAGATACCAGTCAG GATGAGGCTGGTACAGCTGCAATCAAGACTGTGGAACTAGATGCTGCTCTTGGTGGACGTGCAGTTCAATACCGTGAAGTACAGGGAAATGAGACCGAGAAATTTCTTTCATACTTCAAACCCTGTATTATACCAGAGGAAGGTGGAGTTGCATCTGGTTTCAGGCATGCCGAAGTCAATCAGCGGGAGCATGTAACACGATTATTTGTCTGTAGAGGAAAGCATACAGTCCATGTGAAAGAG GTTCCCTTTGCACGATCATCACTCAACCATGATGACATATTTATTTTAGATACCGAGTCCAAGATATTCCAATTCAATGGATCGAATTCTAGTATTCAGGAGAGGGCTAAAGCCCTTGAGGTTGTGCAATATCTCAAAGACACTAACCATGAAGGAAAATGTGATGTAGGTGCAGTTG AGGATGGAAAGTTGATGGCAGATGCTGATGCTGGTGAATTCTGGGGTCTCTTTGGTGGATTTGCTCCTCTGCCAAGAAAGACCTTTGTGGAGCTTAATGGAGTAGATACTGCTTTCCCTCCGAAGCTGCTCTG TGTAAATAAGGGTCAAGCAGTTTCTGTTGACTGTGAAGTTCTAACGAAAGCACTGCTAGATTCAACAAAATGCTACCTTCTGGACTGTGGATGTGAAATTTATGTCTGGATGGGTAGAGAAACAGCGCTCGAAGATAGGAAACGAGCAGGATTGGCCGCTGAG GAATTACTTCGTGACGGAAATCGACCAAAATCTCACATTGTTCGTCTCATGGAAGGATTTGAGACAGTCATATTCCGATCAAAGTTTAATAAATGGCCCAAGAAAGCCGAGGCAGTTGTGTCAGATGAGAGCAGAGGAAAAGTTGCAG CCCTACTTAAACGGCAGGGATTTAATTCTAAGGTTACAGCGAAAGCTGCTCCTGTGAAGGAAGAGCCTCAGCCTCTGATTGACTGCACAGGAAATTTACAG GTTTGGCGCGTAAATGACAGTGAAAAGACTTTCCTTTCATTCTCCGAACAATGCAAATTCTACAGTGGAGATTGTTATATCTTCCAATATAGTTACCCTGGTGATGATGGGGAGGAATGTCTTATCGGTACTTGGTTTGGAAAAAGGAGTATTCAG GAGGAGAGGACTGCAGCCACTTCACTTGCTAATACGATGATTGAGTCTTTGAAATTCCAGGCAGTTCTG GTTCGCCTTTATGAAGGAAAGGAGCCCATTGAATTTTTCCCAATATTTCAGAATTTGGTTATATTCAAG GGTGGTGCTAGTACTGGGTATAAAAAGTTTGTCTCAGAAAATGGCATTCAAGATGATACATATTCAGAAAATGGGGTTGGACTCTTCCGGATTCAAGGCTCAGGACCAGATAGTATGCAAGCAATTCAAGTTGATACG GTGGCACCATCCCTGAACTCTTCTTATTGTTACATACTACATGATGGAGATACGGTATTTACTTGGATTGGGAACCTAAGTTCATCAGTGGACCAAGATCTAGCTGAGAGGCAGCTAGATGTGATCAAG CCAAATCTTCAGTCAAGAATGCTGAAGGAAGGATCAGAATATGATCAGTTTTGGAAATTACTTGGAATCAAGTCCGAGTACCCCAGCCAGAAGATTGCACGAGATCAAGAAAGTGACTCTCATTTGTTCTGTTGTACTTTTTCAAAAG GGGTGCTTAAG GTTAGAGAGATATTCAACTACACACAAGATGATATGATGTCGGAGGACATATTTATTTTGGACTGTCATTCATGTGTCTTTATATGGGTTGGACAACACGTGGACACAAAAGTACGAGCACAAGCTTTGAACATGGGAGAG AAATTTCTAGAACTTGATATTCTAATGGAAAACGTATCCCGGGAAACACCACTTTACGTCATCAATGAAGGAAGCGAGCCCCAATATTTCACCAGATTCTTCACATGGGACTCTGCAAAGTCAGCT ATGCGTGGTAACTCTTTTGAAAGAAGGCTGTCTGTATTAAAGGATGGAGTAAAACCAAGAAGAGAT AAACCTAAAAGAAGACCAATAACATCATCGCACACCGGAAGATCAAGCGTGCCTGATAAATCTCAGCGGAGAAGTACATCTTTTAGTCCTGACCGTGTAAGAGTTAGAGGAAGATCACCAGCATTCAATGCATTGGCTGCCAACTTCGAGAATTCAAATGCCCGAAATCTATCAACCCCTCCACCAGTTGCTAGAAAATCATTTTCGAAGTCCTCCCCTGACCCTGTAAAGCCACCCCAGAGAGCTGCTTCAATTGCTGCAATGTCTGCATCTTTCGAGCGGCCTAGACAAACCCTGATACCAAAGTCAATTAAAG CGAGTCCTGATGCAAACAAACCACAATCCGAAGCAAGCAAACCTAAATCAGAGGTAAACGCCAAGGAGAGTAGTACCCCTGCTGCGAAGGATGGGCAAACTGTAGCTCCAACGATACAGGAAGATGTAAAGGAGGGTCAGCCAGAAGATGAGGAAGGGCTTCCTGTATTTCCATATGACCGCCTGAGGACATCTTCCACTAATCCTGCCACAGACATTGATCACTCCAGGCGTGAG ATGTACCTATCTTCGATGGAGTTCAGGGAGAAGTTTGGCATGGCGAAGGAGGCTTTCGCAAAGTTACCAAAGTGGAAGCAGAATAGGCTCAAGATCGCACTGCAGCTGTTTTAA